One stretch of Weissella koreensis KACC 15510 DNA includes these proteins:
- the asnS gene encoding asparagine--tRNA ligase: MDTIRLEDVKNYVGQEVRIGAWLRNKRGSGKLQFLQLRDGTAFMQAVVVKAEVGDEIFAKAKELKQETSMYLVGTIKEDARSDFGYEMDVKDLVVVGASEDYPITPKEHGTDFLMDRRHLYLRHIQPFAVLRIRNTMIAATYEFFNKEGFIKVDAPFLTGSAPEGTTELFSTEYFDTEAYLSQTGQLYAEAGAMAFGKVFTFGPTFRAEKSKTRRHLTEFWMIEPEMAWMDQDASLEIQERYIAYLINSVLERNSYELDLLGRDKELLASYTKLPYPRVSYDDAIKLLQENDFDVEWGVDFGSPEETFLANHFASPVFITNFPKKIKAFYMKRHPTRDDVVISADLLAPEGYGEIIGGSERDTDYDYLAQRIEEQGLDMDEYAWYLDLRKYGSVPHSGFGLGLERAVTWITGEEHIREAIPFPRTMTRLRP; the protein is encoded by the coding sequence ATGGATACAATTCGATTAGAGGATGTCAAAAACTACGTGGGGCAGGAAGTTAGAATTGGGGCTTGGTTACGTAATAAACGTGGCTCAGGTAAACTACAATTTCTACAATTGCGTGATGGAACGGCTTTTATGCAAGCCGTTGTAGTTAAGGCTGAAGTGGGTGACGAAATTTTTGCCAAAGCTAAAGAGTTAAAGCAAGAAACAAGTATGTACTTAGTTGGAACTATTAAAGAAGATGCTCGTTCTGATTTTGGATACGAAATGGATGTCAAGGATTTGGTAGTAGTTGGTGCTTCTGAAGATTATCCAATTACTCCTAAAGAACATGGAACAGATTTCTTGATGGATCGTCGTCATCTATATCTTCGTCACATCCAACCGTTTGCTGTGTTGCGTATCCGAAATACTATGATTGCAGCAACTTATGAATTTTTCAATAAAGAAGGGTTCATCAAAGTCGATGCACCGTTCTTAACTGGTTCAGCACCTGAGGGAACGACTGAATTATTCTCTACAGAGTATTTTGATACAGAAGCATATTTATCACAGACTGGTCAATTATATGCTGAAGCGGGAGCTATGGCGTTTGGAAAGGTCTTTACTTTTGGTCCAACTTTCCGAGCAGAAAAGTCAAAAACACGCCGTCATTTGACTGAATTCTGGATGATTGAACCAGAAATGGCTTGGATGGATCAAGATGCATCCTTAGAAATACAAGAGCGTTATATTGCTTATCTAATTAATTCTGTCTTAGAACGTAATTCATATGAATTAGACCTTTTGGGACGCGACAAGGAGCTATTAGCTTCGTATACGAAGTTGCCATATCCACGGGTTTCATATGATGATGCTATTAAGTTGCTACAAGAAAATGACTTTGATGTCGAATGGGGTGTAGATTTCGGTTCACCAGAAGAAACATTCTTGGCTAATCATTTTGCTAGTCCGGTCTTTATTACTAATTTCCCAAAGAAGATCAAGGCTTTCTATATGAAACGCCATCCAACACGGGATGATGTGGTTATTTCAGCAGACTTATTAGCACCTGAAGGTTATGGTGAAATTATTGGTGGTTCTGAGCGTGATACTGATTATGATTACTTAGCTCAACGTATTGAAGAGCAGGGACTTGATATGGATGAATATGCTTGGTATCTAGATCTTCGTAAATACGGTTCAGTTCCACATTCTGGATTTGGACTTGGCTTGGAACGAGCTGTTACTTGGATCACGGGTGAAGAACATATTCGTGAAGCAATTCCATTCCCAAGAACTATGACGCGTTTGCGCCCATAG
- a CDS encoding dihydrofolate reductase, with protein MAEKVLIWAQTKDGTIAKDGSIPWHVQGDMKFFAQKTKNQVVLMGRNTMMSLHGQPLPNRINLVLTHQKDLEVPVGFKKVYSIETAEAIADEEQKQLMVIGGKGIYDSYLPIADRLLVTYLATDYHGDVMLDPIEGAWKKELLTEGEADENNDYAYQIWNYYRPTFR; from the coding sequence ATGGCAGAAAAAGTATTGATTTGGGCGCAAACAAAGGACGGGACGATTGCTAAAGATGGATCCATTCCATGGCACGTTCAAGGAGATATGAAATTTTTTGCGCAAAAAACCAAAAATCAGGTTGTTTTGATGGGCCGAAATACGATGATGTCCTTGCACGGACAACCATTGCCTAACCGAATTAATTTAGTTTTAACACACCAAAAAGATTTGGAAGTTCCTGTTGGATTTAAAAAGGTTTATTCAATTGAAACGGCAGAAGCGATTGCTGATGAAGAACAGAAGCAATTAATGGTGATTGGTGGTAAAGGAATTTATGATTCATATTTGCCGATTGCAGATCGGCTATTAGTTACTTATTTAGCTACTGACTACCATGGTGATGTTATGTTAGATCCAATTGAGGGTGCCTGGAAAAAAGAGCTTTTGACTGAAGGCGAAGCTGATGAAAATAATGATTATGCCTATCAAATTTGGAATTATTATCGGCCAACATTTAGATAA
- a CDS encoding helicase C-terminal domain-containing protein: protein MDAKTIYAVVDLETTSNQNQAGRIMQVAVAFVRNQKIINHFSTLVNPGQSIPIGIQKLTHINDAMVKKMPYFEDVAQTLHAMLSETVFVAHNVNFDLPFLNAEFERVGLTPLTNLALDTVALAQILWPTASSYRLGDLTQQLGIDHLNPHRADSDAKATGELLIAAQRKALGLPMITLQQLNDLPLALPRETKQIFAWALAENRRHPQPLANNLEVVDRLVLRRFSVPSAYKQHQPELHYPKKEEEQKTLLAPDLDYRHQQARLMNQIYEHYCRTDDLSTNPGENAMVVEAPTGMGKTLGYLVPLAYLVLQQGRQVVLSVPTKALQKQVNTTINQTLKSLLPFEVRGVQLKGQQNYLNLQSFKRSLVRDEGSIAMQFVKAQILVWLTETLTGDFDELNLNNVSPDFLRQLTQTANNPEASKFYQHEFVHRQLILSSQATFLVVNHAYLTRQINQITQQEKKPFLVIDEAQNLPDVVLQHSRHQVNWSSLIAQTELLQHSLTTNKNNDLQLILERLPKGHQLEKNFIESFAQLLIHLTNIQQSLYRQFILSVKMPATVGKDEYLVTSDNLTRFWVEHQNDFSQVKQLIQTLQVTLNEMMEAFIQVGTPFSISERQSLADFRYLVEKIGQTINTLQTFQDSMIDYAETSVFWLTDYHGQNGPSIQLTGALLHTKDYFKNNLYPSFLPPLMIGATLFNSAKSTYLYTRLNLDAKTAQVEKFKESFNWSKQAEMLLIEDGVVPSAPDYGNYLAKQILAILGKLSKNTLVLFTSLELMDRVYRLVTENKIYHESKMTVLAQGISGNKSKILKRLQNEKELMVFGALSFWEGIDLPKQQLELLILTRLPFEQPDTILQKVEEQQFTASKQSFFHQITLPKATLKLRQGVGRLIRSDQDYGAIVILDSRIVHKQYGKTMLKMLPDELPSQVIPASQMVEQLVHFFDQQDLDNKDKE from the coding sequence GTGGATGCAAAAACGATTTATGCCGTCGTTGATTTAGAAACAACGAGTAATCAAAATCAGGCCGGCCGAATAATGCAGGTAGCGGTTGCTTTTGTGCGGAACCAAAAAATTATAAACCATTTTTCAACATTGGTTAATCCGGGACAATCAATCCCGATTGGAATTCAAAAATTAACACATATTAATGATGCAATGGTGAAAAAAATGCCATATTTTGAGGATGTGGCACAAACTTTGCATGCTATGCTCAGCGAGACGGTCTTTGTTGCGCATAATGTTAATTTTGATCTTCCTTTTTTAAATGCTGAATTTGAACGAGTAGGACTAACACCGTTAACAAATCTAGCTTTAGACACTGTAGCTTTAGCACAGATTTTGTGGCCTACTGCTTCAAGTTATCGATTAGGTGATCTTACGCAACAACTAGGAATTGACCATTTGAACCCGCATAGAGCTGATAGTGATGCTAAAGCAACGGGTGAATTATTGATTGCTGCCCAACGGAAAGCATTGGGATTGCCGATGATCACGCTTCAACAACTAAATGATTTACCTTTGGCATTACCACGGGAAACAAAACAAATTTTTGCTTGGGCGTTGGCGGAAAACAGGCGACATCCTCAACCACTTGCTAATAATTTAGAAGTTGTTGATCGTTTGGTTTTAAGACGCTTTTCAGTCCCATCAGCTTATAAGCAACACCAACCGGAATTACATTATCCTAAAAAAGAAGAAGAGCAGAAAACATTATTAGCTCCCGATTTAGACTATCGCCATCAACAAGCACGCCTTATGAATCAGATTTATGAACATTATTGTAGAACTGATGATTTATCAACTAATCCTGGTGAAAATGCAATGGTTGTTGAAGCCCCAACGGGAATGGGTAAAACTTTAGGCTATTTGGTTCCACTTGCGTATTTGGTGCTACAACAAGGGCGTCAAGTTGTCTTATCAGTACCGACTAAGGCGCTACAAAAGCAAGTTAACACTACAATTAATCAAACACTTAAATCTTTACTACCGTTTGAGGTACGTGGGGTTCAACTAAAAGGTCAGCAAAATTATTTGAACTTACAAAGTTTTAAGCGCTCGTTAGTGCGCGATGAAGGTTCGATCGCCATGCAATTTGTGAAAGCACAAATTTTAGTATGGTTGACAGAGACGTTAACTGGAGATTTTGATGAATTGAATTTGAATAACGTTAGTCCTGATTTTTTACGGCAATTGACGCAAACGGCCAATAATCCAGAAGCATCAAAATTTTATCAACATGAATTTGTACATCGCCAATTAATTTTGAGTAGTCAAGCTACGTTCTTAGTTGTTAATCATGCCTACTTGACTCGCCAAATTAACCAAATTACTCAACAAGAGAAGAAACCTTTTTTGGTTATTGATGAGGCCCAGAATTTACCAGATGTTGTTCTGCAACATAGCCGGCACCAAGTTAATTGGTCTAGTTTAATCGCGCAAACGGAATTATTGCAACATTCCTTAACAACTAATAAAAATAATGATTTGCAATTGATATTGGAACGTCTGCCAAAAGGGCATCAATTGGAAAAAAATTTTATAGAAAGCTTTGCACAATTGTTGATTCATCTAACAAATATTCAACAAAGTCTATATCGACAATTTATTTTGAGTGTCAAGATGCCTGCGACGGTAGGAAAAGATGAGTATTTAGTTACATCTGATAACTTAACTCGTTTTTGGGTTGAACATCAAAATGATTTTAGCCAGGTAAAACAGTTAATTCAGACTTTACAAGTGACTTTGAATGAAATGATGGAAGCCTTTATTCAGGTAGGGACGCCTTTTAGTATTAGTGAGCGTCAAAGTTTGGCCGATTTTCGTTATTTAGTGGAAAAAATTGGTCAAACGATAAATACTCTACAAACTTTCCAAGATTCTATGATCGATTATGCTGAGACTAGTGTCTTTTGGTTAACAGACTATCATGGTCAGAATGGACCTAGTATCCAATTAACAGGAGCTTTATTACATACAAAGGACTATTTTAAAAACAATCTTTATCCATCTTTCTTACCACCATTGATGATTGGCGCCACACTATTTAATAGTGCTAAGTCAACTTACTTGTACACGCGTCTGAATTTAGATGCTAAAACTGCACAAGTTGAGAAGTTTAAAGAATCATTCAATTGGTCTAAACAAGCAGAAATGTTATTGATTGAAGATGGTGTAGTTCCTAGTGCACCTGATTATGGTAATTATTTAGCAAAGCAGATTTTAGCAATCTTGGGAAAATTATCAAAAAACACTTTAGTACTGTTTACTTCACTGGAATTAATGGATCGCGTTTATCGCTTAGTAACGGAAAATAAAATTTATCATGAAAGCAAAATGACTGTTTTGGCTCAAGGAATTTCCGGAAATAAGTCGAAAATTTTAAAACGTTTGCAAAATGAAAAAGAATTGATGGTTTTTGGTGCACTTAGTTTTTGGGAAGGAATTGATTTACCTAAACAGCAATTAGAACTTTTGATTCTGACTAGATTGCCCTTTGAACAACCAGATACGATTTTACAAAAGGTTGAAGAACAGCAGTTTACAGCTAGTAAGCAAAGCTTTTTCCATCAGATTACTTTACCCAAGGCTACACTTAAGTTACGTCAAGGAGTGGGACGTCTGATTCGTTCAGATCAAGATTATGGGGCTATTGTTATTTTGGATTCACGTATTGTTCATAAACAATATGGGAAAACGATGCTTAAAATGTTGCCAGATGAATTACCAAGTCAAGTAATTCCAGCTAGTCAGATGGTAGAACAATTAGTTCATTTTTTTGATCAGCAAGATTTAGATAACAAAGATAAAGAATAA
- a CDS encoding DUF5590 domain-containing protein, which translates to MQMRQLNRRKSHTHWVLWIILGVILLAIIGYSVLVAATKPINHANQEYSNLVIKKHKLKSVQNFYWSNRSGDYYTLIGKNDKNKKTGVIVNAKTKDMTVLAMNEGKSYQTVKKQVEQKYQPKKITNIGMGIYKKVPVWEVKFIDQNGNLNFITVQFTNGKVVRSINNL; encoded by the coding sequence ATGCAAATGCGACAACTGAATCGGCGAAAATCACATACTCATTGGGTTTTGTGGATAATTCTAGGTGTAATTTTATTGGCAATTATTGGCTATAGTGTCTTGGTTGCGGCTACAAAACCAATTAATCACGCTAATCAAGAATACAGTAATTTAGTTATTAAAAAGCATAAATTAAAGTCGGTTCAAAATTTTTATTGGAGCAATCGATCAGGTGATTATTATACTTTGATTGGTAAAAACGATAAGAATAAAAAGACAGGCGTAATTGTGAATGCGAAGACTAAAGATATGACGGTTTTGGCGATGAATGAGGGAAAGTCTTATCAAACCGTTAAAAAACAAGTCGAACAAAAATATCAACCAAAAAAGATCACTAATATTGGAATGGGTATTTATAAAAAAGTGCCGGTTTGGGAAGTTAAATTTATTGACCAAAATGGAAATTTGAATTTTATCACCGTTCAATTTACTAATGGTAAAGTGGTACGGTCGATTAATAATTTATAA
- a CDS encoding YjzD family protein, whose protein sequence is MKYFTTFFWTAILGAVIGYIGSALQNVPADYTQAMVSALVAGSIGTFLVYYISRSFAPKTSQAEEDESKEN, encoded by the coding sequence ATGAAGTATTTTACGACTTTCTTTTGGACCGCCATTTTAGGGGCAGTAATCGGATATATTGGTAGTGCATTACAAAATGTACCAGCCGATTATACTCAAGCAATGGTTTCGGCCTTAGTTGCTGGATCAATAGGAACTTTTTTGGTTTATTATATTTCTCGTAGTTTTGCTCCTAAAACGAGCCAAGCTGAAGAAGATGAATCAAAAGAGAATTAA
- a CDS encoding ABC-F family ATP-binding cassette domain-containing protein: protein MKQLRAIKLQSVYGEKTLLDKISFLIETGDRIGIVGVNGTGKTTLLNALAQTVPADNGEIETPNDYSVGYLTQDPDLDPEKLVLEAVFAGAQPVFELIRDYEKAVTTYAENPLDEKAQDRYTKLEQRMTQEDAWTAESEVKTILSQLHLPDLNLPIKALSGGQKKRVGLAQVLIQAPDLLLLDEPTNHLDFDSIEWLEKYLATYSGSVMTVTHDRYFLDHVANRVFELSFGKLYEYTGNYQDYVLAKAERVAAEEIADHKSSQLYKKELAWMKTSARARSTKQKARETRFSDLQEQQGTLQIDGTVEVNLGQKRLGKKVIEINEAQLSFDDMTILKDFNELIQANQRIGITGPNGTGKSTLLNVISGKTPLDQGTIDIGETVQLGYYTQQTEPIPEDKRVIAYLSEVAQSVTTSDGEKVSVADLLEQFLFPSFMHGTLIRKLSGGEKRRLFLLKILLQQPNVLLLDEPTNDLDIGTLTVLEEYLKHFAGTVITVSHDRYFLDKVADHLLIFKGQGTIDRFTGSFSDYLDQYGAPTLTDSDIIKSEEKSTLVETPLAATPVESAKKKLTYKEQREFETIEDRINEFELKIDQITNDMNEAGDDFGKLADLQKELDENNQKLEETMDRWADLSERA from the coding sequence ATGAAACAGCTACGGGCAATAAAATTGCAGAGTGTGTATGGTGAAAAAACGTTATTAGATAAGATCTCTTTCTTGATTGAAACAGGTGATCGAATTGGAATTGTAGGTGTGAATGGGACTGGTAAAACAACTTTGTTAAATGCTTTAGCCCAGACAGTTCCAGCCGATAATGGTGAAATTGAGACCCCTAATGATTATTCAGTCGGTTATCTAACACAAGATCCAGATCTGGACCCAGAAAAATTAGTTTTGGAGGCTGTTTTTGCAGGAGCTCAGCCGGTTTTCGAATTAATTCGCGATTATGAAAAAGCGGTGACAACATATGCTGAAAATCCTTTAGATGAAAAGGCTCAGGATCGCTATACTAAATTAGAACAACGGATGACCCAAGAGGATGCTTGGACGGCCGAGTCAGAAGTTAAAACGATTCTTTCGCAGCTTCATTTACCAGATTTGAATTTACCAATTAAAGCATTGTCTGGGGGTCAAAAAAAGCGAGTGGGGTTAGCTCAAGTTCTAATCCAAGCACCTGATCTTTTGTTGTTGGATGAACCAACGAATCATCTTGATTTTGATTCCATAGAATGGTTGGAGAAATATTTGGCAACTTATTCAGGATCAGTTATGACGGTCACCCATGATCGTTATTTTTTGGATCACGTTGCTAACCGTGTTTTCGAACTATCCTTTGGAAAGTTGTATGAATATACCGGTAATTATCAAGATTATGTTTTGGCTAAGGCTGAACGTGTGGCAGCAGAGGAAATTGCTGATCACAAGAGTTCCCAGCTTTATAAAAAAGAATTAGCTTGGATGAAAACTTCAGCCCGAGCTCGAAGTACAAAGCAAAAGGCGCGTGAAACTCGTTTTTCTGATTTACAAGAACAGCAAGGTACGCTTCAAATTGATGGGACTGTTGAAGTTAATTTAGGTCAAAAGCGGTTGGGTAAGAAAGTTATTGAAATCAATGAGGCTCAATTGAGTTTTGATGATATGACGATTTTAAAAGATTTTAATGAATTAATTCAAGCAAATCAAAGAATCGGAATAACAGGACCAAATGGGACCGGTAAATCAACATTATTAAATGTAATTAGTGGTAAGACTCCTTTGGATCAGGGAACAATTGATATTGGTGAGACTGTTCAGCTTGGATACTACACTCAACAAACTGAACCTATTCCAGAGGACAAGCGGGTGATTGCATATCTTTCTGAAGTGGCCCAGTCTGTAACTACTAGTGATGGCGAGAAGGTTTCAGTTGCTGATTTACTTGAACAGTTTTTGTTTCCGAGCTTCATGCACGGAACCTTAATTCGAAAGTTATCAGGTGGTGAAAAGCGTCGTCTCTTCTTACTAAAAATTTTATTGCAACAACCAAATGTTTTGTTGCTGGATGAACCGACCAACGATCTTGATATTGGGACATTAACTGTCTTAGAAGAATACTTGAAGCATTTTGCAGGGACGGTTATTACGGTTTCCCATGATCGCTATTTCTTAGATAAAGTTGCTGATCATTTGCTTATATTTAAAGGACAAGGTACCATTGATCGATTTACTGGTTCTTTTTCAGACTATTTAGATCAATATGGTGCTCCAACACTTACGGATTCTGATATTATAAAATCTGAAGAAAAATCAACATTAGTCGAAACTCCATTGGCCGCAACGCCTGTTGAATCGGCTAAAAAGAAGCTTACTTATAAAGAGCAACGTGAATTTGAAACTATTGAAGATCGAATTAATGAGTTTGAATTAAAAATTGATCAAATCACTAACGATATGAATGAAGCCGGCGATGATTTTGGTAAATTAGCAGACTTACAAAAAGAACTCGATGAAAATAATCAAAAATTAGAAGAGACGATGGATCGTTGGGCTGATTTGTCCGAGCGGGCTTAA